GGTATATGCGGGCAGTTAAGATGCGAGGTGTTACTTCTCCTCTCATGGAATTTTTGGGAAGTATTGGCATTGCCACGGTAATTGCCTATGGAGGTTATCAGGTGATAAAAGGTGTCTCTACTCCAGGCAATTTTTTCTCTTTTATTGCCGCGGTGATGATGCTTTACCGGCCTATAAAGGGTTTAAGTAATGTTCATAATACTGTTCAGCAAGGTGTAGCTGCTGCTATTCGTGTATTTGAGGTTTTAGATACTTACTCAGAACACAAAAAAACAGAGGGTATTAGATTACCTAGGTTTTCCCAATCAATCATTTATGAAGATGTTTGGTTTAAATATGACCAAGAACAAAGTTGGGTATTAAAAAATATTAATTTAACCATTAAAAAAGGAGAGAAAGTGGCCTTAGTTGGTCCTAGTGGCGCAGGGAAAACCACCATTGTCCATCTTCTTCCCAGGTTTTATGAGCTTAAAAAAGGCAAGATTATTATAGACGGTTATGATGCCCAAAAAGTTAGTCTAGATTCTCTGCGGGCACAAATTGCCATTGTCAGTCAAGAAATGGTGCTTTTTAACGACACTATCAGGAGCAACATTTATTATGGACGTTTGGATGCCAGTGAAGAAGAGATTATAGCAGCCGCTAAGGCAGCCTATGCTTATGATTTTATTCAAAAACTTCCAGAGGGATTTGACACTATCATCGGTGAACGCGGGGTAAGACTCTCTGGGGGCGAACAACAACGAATTTGTATTGCTAGAGCTATTTTAAAAAATGCCCCTATCTTAATCCTAGATGAAGCTACTTCCTTTTTAGATACAGAGTCAGAAATGATAGTACAAAAAGCCATGGAGAATCTATTAAAGGAACGCACAGCCTTAATTATTGCCCATCGCCTTTCTACCATCAGAAAAGCAGATAAGATTGTAGTAGTAAGCGATGGCCAGATTGTGGAACAAGGAACTCATGAGGAACTTTTAGATAAAGCGGGGCTTTATCAAAGATTATATGAAATTCAATTCAAAGGAAAAGAAAGGACAGATTTAGAGGGTACCGTCCCAGGCTGTGTGTAAATTCACTTGCAATTAAAATTATGAGGGCTTATCCTCCTAATAACAAATGAATTTAAAAAAAGAAAGGAGGAAAAGCCCATGCAAACTAAAGAAAATTTATCACAGACAGTTAAGGATGTAAAGGTAGAGATAATAAAAGATGTGTTTAAAAAACAAAATACTGCTAATGCAGAGGAACTTTTAGATGCAATAGAGGAAGGTGTGAGAAAATTTGTAAGAACCACGCTAGAAGTCTACGCTAAAGATGAATTTTTAAGGTACATAGGTGCTAGACCTTATGAACGCACTAATAGAAGAAAAGATTATAGGAATGGGAGTCTACATAAGACCATCTTAACCCCATTTGGACTTATAGAGGATGTAAATATCCCTAGGGGCAGAAAAGGGGGATTTGTCCCTAAGGTAATTGAGCGTTTTAAGGCATTTAAGACAAAAATAGCTAAAATAGTTGTAGAGATGTTTACCTTGGGCATTTCTACCAGGAAAATAAAGAAAATAACAAAAATTATTGCAGGAAATGGAATATCAAAGACTGAGGCATCAAGGCTAAATAAAACGATAAAGGGGGAGATTACTGCCTGGCTTAACAGGCCTATTAAGAAAAAATTTAGCTTTCTATTTATTGATGGCGTTTTTTTAAAAATAAGAAGAAAGATTATAAGTAGAGAAGCTATTTTGTGTGCAGTAGGAATGACAGAATCAGGAGAAAAGGAATTTTTGGGTTTTTTGCCAGGAGGAAGGGAATCTAGAGAGGCATGGGAGGATTTTCTCACCCACTTAGTAAGAAGAGGACTAGACCCAAGGGCTGTTAAGCTAATCATCTCAGAGGGATGTCCTGGCATGATTAGGGCTATAAAGACCATATTCCCTTATAGTGATCACCAGCACTGCCTCTTTCACAAAATGTCTAACCTAAGGGCAAAGTGTCCAAGGAGTGAATGGCCACTTATAAAGGCAAAGATACATAAGATATACTTTGCTTTAAATGAGAGGGATGCAAGGGAAAATGCAAGGGCATTTATAAAGGAATACAAAGATATATTCCCAAGGCTTGTAGATTGTATTAAAAAGGACTTAGATAGCTGCATAGCTTATATGAAACACCCATTTAGAAGATGGAAGCATATAAGGACAACAAATATCATAGAGAGGGGTTTTAAAGAGGTAAAAAGAAGGGTAAAGGTAATGGAGACATTTCCTA
This DNA window, taken from Methanophagales archaeon, encodes the following:
- a CDS encoding IS256 family transposase, whose translation is MQTKENLSQTVKDVKVEIIKDVFKKQNTANAEELLDAIEEGVRKFVRTTLEVYAKDEFLRYIGARPYERTNRRKDYRNGSLHKTILTPFGLIEDVNIPRGRKGGFVPKVIERFKAFKTKIAKIVVEMFTLGISTRKIKKITKIIAGNGISKTEASRLNKTIKGEITAWLNRPIKKKFSFLFIDGVFLKIRRKIISREAILCAVGMTESGEKEFLGFLPGGRESREAWEDFLTHLVRRGLDPRAVKLIISEGCPGMIRAIKTIFPYSDHQHCLFHKMSNLRAKCPRSEWPLIKAKIHKIYFALNERDARENARAFIKEYKDIFPRLVDCIKKDLDSCIAYMKHPFRRWKHIRTTNIIERGFKEVKRRVKVMETFPTEESCIRILYSLLRLQNENWEGKPIASF
- a CDS encoding ATP-binding cassette domain-containing protein yields the protein YMRAVKMRGVTSPLMEFLGSIGIATVIAYGGYQVIKGVSTPGNFFSFIAAVMMLYRPIKGLSNVHNTVQQGVAAAIRVFEVLDTYSEHKKTEGIRLPRFSQSIIYEDVWFKYDQEQSWVLKNINLTIKKGEKVALVGPSGAGKTTIVHLLPRFYELKKGKIIIDGYDAQKVSLDSLRAQIAIVSQEMVLFNDTIRSNIYYGRLDASEEEIIAAAKAAYAYDFIQKLPEGFDTIIGERGVRLSGGEQQRICIARAILKNAPILILDEATSFLDTESEMIVQKAMENLLKERTALIIAHRLSTIRKADKIVVVSDGQIVEQGTHEELLDKAGLYQRLYEIQFKGKERTDLEGTVPGCV